One window of the Delphinus delphis chromosome 20, mDelDel1.2, whole genome shotgun sequence genome contains the following:
- the TAT gene encoding tyrosine aminotransferase, giving the protein MDPYMIQLHDHGNLPSVLDVHVNIPGRSSVPGKMKGRKARWSVKPSDMSNKTFNPIRAIVDSMKVKPNPNKTMIALSIGDPTVFGNLPTDPEVTQAIKDALDSGKYNGYAPSTGYLSSREEVASYYHCPEAPLEAKDVILTSGCSQAIELCLAVLANPGQNILVPRPGFSLYRTLAESMGIEVKPYNLLPEKFWEIDLKQLESLIDEKTACLVVNNPSNPCGSVFSRSHLQKILAVAARQCVPILADEIYGDMVFSDSKFEPLATLSSNVPILSCGGLAKRWLVPGWRMGWILIHDRRDIFGNEIRDGLVKLSQRILGPCTLVQGALKSILHRTPEEFYHNTLSFLKSNADLCYGALAAIPGLRPIRPSGAMYLMVGIEMEHFPEFENDVEFTEQLVAEQSVHCLPATCFEYPNFFRVVITIPEVMMLEACSRIQEFCDQHYHCAEGSPEECDK; this is encoded by the exons ATGGACCCATACATGATTCAGTTGCACGACCATGGCAACCTCCCCTCAGTGCTGGATGTGCATGTCAACATCCCTGGGAGAAGCTCTGTGCCGGGAAAAATGAAAGGCAGGAAGGCCAGATGGTCCGTGAAGCCCTCGGACATGTCCAACAAAACTTTCAATCCCATCCGGGCCATTGTGGACAGCATGAAGGTGAAGCCAAATCCAAACAAGACCATGATTGCTCTGTCAATTG GGGACCCTACTGTGTTTGGAAACCTGCCTACAGATCCTGAAGTTACCCAAGCAATAAAAGATGCCCTTGACTCGGGGAAGTATAACGGCTATGCTCCCTCCACTG GCTACTTATCCAGTCGGGAGGAGGTTGCTTCTTATTACCACTGTCCCGAGGCACCCCTGGAAGCTAAG GATGTCATTCTAACAAGTGGCTGCAGTCAGGCTATTGAACTTTGTTTAGCTGTGCTGGCCAACCCAGGGCAAAACATCCTAGTTCCCAGACCTGGCTTCTCTCTCTACAGGACTCTGGCGGAATCTATGGGAATCGAGGTCAAACCCTACAATTTATTG CCAGAGAAGTTTTGGGAAATTGACCTGAAACAACTGGAATCTCTGATTGATGAAAAGACAGCTTGTCTCGTTGTCAATAATCCATCAAACCCTTGTGGGTCAGTGTTCAGTAGAAGTCATCTCCAGAAAATTTTGGCAG TGGCTGCAAGGCAGTGTGTCCCCATCTTAGCTGATGAGATCTATGGAGACATG GTGTTTTCAGATTCCAAATTTGAACCTCTAGCCACCCTCAGTAGCAACGTCCCCATCCTGTCCTGTGGAGGGCTGGCCAAGCGCTGGCTGGTTCCTGGCTGGAGGATGGGCTGGATTCTCATCCATGACCGAAGAGATATTTTTGGCAATGAG ATCCGAGATGGGCTGGTGAAGCTGAGTCAGCGGATCCTGGGACCCTGCACCCTTGTCCAGGGAGCTCTGAAAAGCATCCTGCATCGCACCCCTGAAGAGTTCTACCACAACACTCTAAGCTTCCTCAAG TCCAATGCGGATCTCTGCTATGGGGCATTGGCTGCCATTCCTGGACTCCGGCCCATCCGCCCTTCTGGGGCCATGTACCTCATG GTTGGAATTGAGATGGAACATTTCCCAGAATTTGAGAATGATGTGGAATTCACTGAGCAGTTAGTTGCTGAGCAATCCGTCCACTGCCTCCCGGCAACA TGCTTCGAGTACCCAAATTTCTTCCGAGTGGTAATCACAATCCCCGAAGTGATGATGCTGGAGGCCTGTAGCCGGATCCAGGAGTTCTGTGACCAGCACTACCATTGTGCTGAAGGGAGCCCGGAGGAATGTGACAAATAG